A single window of Synechococcus sp. CBW1004 DNA harbors:
- a CDS encoding PqqD family protein, which produces MDGEVVVINLATGCYYTSNQAAGEIWPLLEQCQTMDALLCHLCNVYDVSREKAETDLRGLLDLLDAEGIIRAATTEAESPQPESPPVAEKRPYEPPAFEVFRDMEQLLALDPPMPDAGEIPWELSDDDPLPAPHAT; this is translated from the coding sequence ATGGATGGAGAAGTAGTCGTGATCAATCTGGCCACAGGCTGTTATTACACGAGTAACCAGGCGGCAGGAGAGATCTGGCCCCTGCTCGAGCAGTGTCAAACCATGGACGCATTGCTGTGCCATCTCTGCAATGTTTATGATGTGAGCAGGGAAAAAGCAGAGACGGATCTGCGAGGCCTTCTCGACCTCCTCGATGCTGAGGGAATCATCCGAGCCGCCACAACGGAGGCGGAGAGCCCCCAGCCCGAATCTCCTCCGGTGGCCGAGAAGCGTCCCTACGAGCCTCCGGCCTTTGAGGTGTTCCGCGACATGGAACAGCTGCTGGCCCTTGATCCGCCCATGCCCGATGCTGGCGAGATCCCCTGGGAGCTGAGCGACGACGACCCTCTCCCCGCCCCGCATGCCACCTGA
- a CDS encoding glycosyltransferase family A protein, whose amino-acid sequence MPPEHQLVSCVVPTFNAARYLPQALASILDQTHGELEVVVVDDGSEDDTLAIAAAAGSRVRVVQQTRLGPAATRNRGVQEARGAFLAFLDPDDLWQSDKLELQLRCFEADPALDLCVSHARLIWEPEAAEQAQRLQHLPRASEPVPGFATTTLLARRQVFETVGLFDPDLWFADAVDWFLRAEAAGLKRLLLPEALTLHRMHGRNLSQRREQDSRQEFLRIVKRWADRRRTLGPPSSAEAGLPEEAAGNRWPEEVPPHPLPARLPQPQAQGPISQ is encoded by the coding sequence ATGCCACCTGAGCACCAGCTGGTCAGCTGTGTTGTTCCCACCTTCAACGCGGCCCGTTACCTGCCCCAGGCCCTGGCCAGCATCCTCGATCAGACCCACGGGGAGCTAGAGGTGGTCGTGGTGGATGACGGCTCGGAAGATGACACCCTGGCCATTGCAGCTGCCGCCGGCAGCAGGGTCCGGGTTGTCCAGCAGACCAGGCTCGGCCCCGCGGCGACCCGCAACCGGGGTGTGCAGGAGGCCCGGGGCGCCTTCCTTGCCTTCCTCGATCCGGATGATCTCTGGCAGTCCGACAAGCTGGAGCTCCAGTTGCGGTGTTTTGAGGCGGATCCCGCCCTCGACCTCTGTGTCAGCCATGCCCGACTGATCTGGGAGCCAGAGGCGGCCGAACAGGCCCAGCGCTTGCAGCACCTGCCGCGGGCGTCCGAGCCCGTGCCAGGGTTTGCCACCACCACCCTGCTCGCCCGCCGCCAGGTCTTCGAGACCGTGGGCCTGTTTGATCCGGATCTCTGGTTCGCCGATGCGGTGGACTGGTTTTTGCGGGCGGAGGCCGCTGGCCTGAAACGGCTGCTGCTTCCGGAGGCCCTCACCCTTCACCGGATGCATGGGCGCAATCTCAGCCAGCGGCGGGAGCAGGACAGCCGCCAGGAGTTTCTGCGGATCGTCAAACGCTGGGCGGATCGGCGGCGCACCCTGGGGCCCCCCTCATCAGCCGAGGCCGGTCTCCCGGAGGAAGCGGCCGGCAACCGCTGGCCAGAGGAAGTGCCGCCTCACCCGCTCCCGGCCCGCCTCCCCCAGCCGCAGGCGCAGGGCCCCATCTCGCAATAG
- a CDS encoding glycosyltransferase family 4 protein, with product MSDTSPQAILLTTDFPPMSGGIACFLHGLWDELATSLPATVLSTVPAGTAPRPHRYRLEILEAVGAPGLTTSQRLLRMRGEAVPATLAHLKAAGADALVFIGVWSVMAHHWCQALQKSAIPYAIFAHDGELTDAEMYASVDPWRQGDVRAARFLLANSRDTATRLRMRYGETLDIRVLNPGVPDRPVPENLRPWVAALKADLQLDGGRVLLTVARLERSKGIDLVIRCLPDLARAFPGLRYLVAGEGPEREALESLARSLGVAPLVTFLGRVDELCKQALYDLCEVYVMPSRLVPGRPLEGFGIVFLEAAVAARPCVAGRVGGTADAVVDGVTGLRVDSSDPRETLAALDRLLRDGALRLRLGEAGRERVRRHFLWPAVAGRFLRETGLG from the coding sequence ATGAGCGACACCTCCCCCCAGGCCATCCTGCTGACGACCGATTTTCCCCCCATGAGTGGTGGAATCGCCTGCTTCCTGCATGGACTCTGGGACGAGCTGGCCACATCCCTCCCAGCGACGGTGCTCTCCACTGTGCCGGCGGGCACGGCACCCAGGCCCCATCGCTACCGACTGGAGATCCTGGAGGCCGTGGGGGCTCCAGGCCTGACCACCTCGCAGCGACTGTTGCGCATGCGGGGGGAGGCTGTGCCAGCCACCCTGGCCCATCTGAAGGCGGCGGGAGCCGATGCCCTGGTCTTTATCGGCGTCTGGAGCGTCATGGCCCATCACTGGTGCCAGGCGCTGCAGAAATCCGCCATTCCCTACGCCATCTTTGCCCACGATGGGGAGCTCACGGACGCTGAGATGTATGCCAGCGTAGACCCCTGGCGACAGGGCGATGTGCGGGCCGCACGCTTCCTCCTCGCCAACAGTCGGGACACGGCGACCCGGCTGCGAATGCGCTACGGCGAAACTCTCGACATCCGGGTGCTGAACCCCGGGGTGCCGGACCGGCCCGTCCCAGAGAATCTCCGTCCCTGGGTGGCGGCCCTGAAGGCCGACCTCCAGCTCGACGGGGGACGGGTGCTGCTCACCGTGGCGCGGCTGGAACGCAGCAAGGGAATCGACCTGGTGATCCGGTGCCTGCCTGATCTGGCCCGCGCCTTTCCAGGCCTGCGCTATCTGGTGGCGGGAGAGGGTCCGGAACGGGAGGCTCTGGAATCCCTCGCCCGCAGCCTGGGAGTAGCTCCGCTGGTGACCTTCCTCGGACGGGTGGACGAGCTCTGCAAGCAGGCCCTTTACGACCTCTGCGAGGTGTACGTGATGCCCAGCCGGCTGGTGCCCGGCCGCCCGTTGGAGGGCTTCGGGATCGTCTTCCTGGAGGCGGCGGTCGCCGCCCGGCCCTGTGTGGCAGGTCGGGTAGGGGGAACGGCCGATGCAGTCGTCGATGGCGTCACCGGCCTTCGGGTGGACAGCTCCGACCCGCGGGAGACCCTGGCGGCCCTGGACCGACTATTGCGAGATGGGGCCCTGCGCCTGCGGCTGGGGGAGGCGGGCCGGGAGCGGGTGAGGCGGCACTTCCTCTGGCCAGCGGTTGCCGGCCGCTTCCTCCGGGAGACCGGCCTCGGCTGA
- a CDS encoding glycosyltransferase, producing MGSSLGIEAGSDAGITVSVLVASRNREDLLHGCLESLLAQTLQSMEILVIHGPGGNDWEATAPYRADPRIRGVPSPRPGLYAAWNAGILVSQGQYLCNLNSDDRLREDALAVMAAALDAHPEVCLVYGDSLVTTRPGETFAHNSSRGRRLAQPTYQPRVLLAGCCCGPHPMWRRSVHAWAGGFDETYAITGDYAFWLRLAERAPMLHLEETLGLYLDHPQGLSRADPARAVAERVRAMKSVLHRYRDIIRVDGVPLEPLI from the coding sequence TTGGGGAGCTCCTTGGGGATCGAGGCGGGCTCGGACGCCGGCATCACCGTGAGTGTGCTGGTGGCCAGCCGCAACCGGGAAGACCTCCTTCACGGTTGTTTGGAGTCACTGCTGGCCCAGACCCTCCAATCCATGGAGATCCTGGTCATACACGGTCCCGGCGGGAACGACTGGGAGGCGACAGCTCCATACCGTGCCGACCCCCGGATCCGCGGCGTGCCCTCCCCCCGGCCAGGGCTGTATGCCGCCTGGAATGCGGGTATCCTGGTGAGCCAGGGGCAATACCTCTGCAATCTCAACAGCGATGATCGGTTGCGCGAGGATGCGCTGGCGGTGATGGCGGCTGCCCTCGATGCCCATCCCGAGGTTTGCCTCGTCTATGGAGATTCGTTGGTCACCACCCGCCCCGGCGAAACGTTTGCGCACAACTCCAGCCGCGGCCGCAGGCTCGCCCAGCCCACCTACCAGCCACGGGTGCTTCTGGCCGGGTGCTGCTGCGGGCCCCATCCGATGTGGCGCCGCTCGGTGCACGCCTGGGCCGGAGGCTTCGATGAAACCTATGCCATCACAGGAGACTATGCGTTCTGGCTGCGTCTGGCTGAGCGGGCGCCGATGCTGCACCTGGAGGAAACACTGGGGTTGTATCTCGACCATCCTCAGGGCTTGTCCCGTGCCGATCCTGCCCGGGCGGTAGCCGAGCGGGTGCGAGCGATGAAGTCGGTGTTGCATCGCTACCGGGACATCATCCGGGTGGATGGGGTGCCCCTCGAGCCCTTGATATGA
- a CDS encoding glycosyltransferase family 4 protein, with the protein MRLLLFSPHFPPYGSGGPTVIDRLARGLLGLGHEVLVVTTQYTVDLPDQDLRHGVQVRRFPFWEAVARPTPTAMAAGLHWLADQKRSFRPDVVHLCMVSPIDLFHWQSRSAAPVPTVVTLHGELEPSLCRPLRPGTVFDHALRRADALVACSRAVQADLLEVLPAAAGRSLVIPNGMEPPPRQAAPVSISPPELLCVARLVAGKGVDIALRAFAEIRAALPEARFTIAGDGHDRPRLEQLAEHLGVSRSVRFLGWKRSERCLELMEASSLLLVSSLSEGFGLTALEAAWMRRPVVASRTGGLVEVVEHGVTGLLVTPGDAGEMAAAALELLQDLPRCRNFGDAAQQRARELFALDRQVGAYATLYARLASRHSG; encoded by the coding sequence ATGAGGCTGCTGCTCTTCAGCCCCCACTTCCCCCCCTATGGATCCGGTGGCCCCACGGTGATCGATCGCCTGGCCCGGGGACTCCTCGGGCTGGGGCATGAGGTGCTGGTGGTCACCACCCAATACACCGTGGATCTGCCGGATCAGGACCTCCGCCATGGCGTGCAGGTGCGCCGGTTCCCCTTCTGGGAAGCGGTGGCCCGGCCCACACCCACCGCCATGGCAGCAGGCCTGCACTGGCTGGCCGATCAGAAGCGATCCTTCCGGCCGGATGTGGTGCACCTGTGCATGGTGTCGCCAATCGATCTCTTCCATTGGCAGAGCCGCAGCGCAGCTCCTGTCCCCACTGTGGTGACGCTGCATGGCGAGCTCGAGCCGAGCCTGTGCCGGCCCTTGCGGCCGGGAACGGTGTTTGACCACGCCCTGCGCCGGGCCGATGCGCTCGTGGCCTGTTCCCGGGCTGTTCAGGCCGATCTGCTCGAGGTGTTGCCCGCAGCGGCAGGTCGCAGCCTGGTGATCCCCAATGGCATGGAACCGCCGCCACGCCAGGCCGCTCCCGTCAGCATCAGCCCACCGGAGCTCCTCTGTGTGGCCCGACTGGTGGCGGGCAAGGGGGTCGACATCGCCCTGCGGGCCTTCGCGGAGATCCGGGCGGCGCTGCCGGAGGCCCGGTTCACCATCGCCGGCGATGGTCACGATCGCCCCCGGCTGGAGCAGCTGGCAGAGCACCTGGGGGTGTCCCGCTCGGTCCGCTTCCTCGGGTGGAAGCGCAGCGAACGTTGCCTGGAGCTCATGGAAGCGTCCTCCCTGCTGCTCGTGAGCTCCCTGTCGGAGGGATTCGGCCTGACGGCCCTGGAGGCCGCCTGGATGCGTCGTCCTGTGGTGGCCAGCAGGACCGGCGGGCTGGTGGAGGTGGTGGAGCACGGGGTCACCGGCCTACTGGTGACCCCAGGCGACGCCGGAGAAATGGCCGCCGCCGCCCTTGAGCTGCTGCAGGATCTGCCGCGATGCCGCAACTTTGGAGATGCGGCGCAGCAGCGGGCCCGGGAGCTCTTCGCTCTGGATCGGCAGGTGGGGGCCTACGCCACCCTTTACGCGCGCCTGGCCTCCAGACACTCCGGATGA
- a CDS encoding class I fructose-bisphosphate aldolase has translation MRGRQERTGSLFSYVSVEDRIPASHPLRRIRKLADQALDRLNPTFCALYASEGRPSVPPEQLLLASLLQAFYGIRSERLLLEQLHYNLLFRWFVGLSPDDPIWHPTTFTKNRERLLNEEVMGRFLEKLMGAPEVRPLLSDEHFSVDGTLLQAWASHASLERIDGQVDPPPPPSGPAEGFGVFLEGSLLKPSMTTAGAACPVRPSLEEVGEFTVRTLNRTVPAAVPAILFLSGGLSEEDASRCLNAINEAAAQGFAPWHLGFSFGRALQHSCLQHWGGSDRGAGQAALLARVRANGAASRGAYIPGSEPSDDTSLFEADYSY, from the coding sequence ATGCGAGGTCGACAGGAGCGCACCGGCTCGCTGTTCTCCTACGTCTCGGTCGAGGATCGGATTCCGGCCAGTCATCCGCTGCGGCGGATCCGCAAGCTGGCCGATCAGGCCCTTGATCGACTCAATCCCACCTTCTGCGCGCTGTACGCCTCAGAAGGCCGGCCATCGGTGCCGCCCGAGCAGCTGCTTCTGGCCTCGTTGCTGCAGGCGTTCTACGGGATCCGATCGGAGCGGTTGCTGCTGGAGCAGCTCCACTACAACCTGCTCTTTCGCTGGTTCGTGGGCCTCAGCCCGGATGATCCGATCTGGCATCCGACAACGTTCACCAAGAACCGCGAGCGGCTGCTCAACGAGGAGGTGATGGGGCGCTTCCTGGAGAAGTTGATGGGTGCGCCGGAGGTCAGGCCGCTGCTCAGCGATGAGCACTTCTCGGTGGATGGCACCCTGCTGCAGGCCTGGGCGTCCCATGCCTCACTGGAGCGAATTGATGGGCAGGTCGATCCGCCGCCTCCGCCATCAGGACCGGCCGAGGGTTTCGGGGTGTTTCTGGAAGGCAGTCTGCTCAAGCCCTCCATGACCACTGCCGGCGCTGCCTGCCCGGTGCGGCCCAGCCTGGAGGAGGTGGGGGAGTTCACCGTGCGCACCTTGAACCGCACGGTGCCGGCAGCGGTGCCGGCGATCCTGTTTCTCTCCGGCGGCCTCAGCGAGGAGGACGCAAGCCGCTGCCTCAACGCCATCAACGAGGCGGCGGCCCAGGGCTTTGCCCCCTGGCACCTGGGCTTCTCCTTCGGCCGGGCGTTGCAGCACTCCTGCCTCCAGCACTGGGGAGGCAGCGATCGGGGGGCGGGCCAGGCGGCCTTGCTGGCCCGGGTCCGGGCCAACGGCGCCGCCAGCCGGGGCGCTTACATCCCGGGCAGCGAGCCTTCCGACGACACCAGCCTGTTCGAGGCCGATTACAGCTATTGA
- a CDS encoding IS66 family transposase, with amino-acid sequence MTTPPAGISEADWASTPVGVRAGFLEVLAQLQRQQQENDQLRAQLTDLATELASLRERIGRNSRNSSKPPSSDGTGFKPPTRCKGTGRKRGGQQGHPGAGPELLPIARVDEVLEHHPDACRRCGTLLQGEDAEPLRHQVIEIPPISPVVIEHRLHRLVCPCCSTSTCAELPADVEPSRYGPRLSGLVGLLGSAFPLSFGRTQALLDQLLGVEISRGAIATIRARLSAALQQAVEEALEVARQQPVAYVDETGAPTGNADGCNPAGRRGWQWVMVTPLVTVFLQGLSRSSAAAMELLGHTFAGIVVSDRFSAYNHLPVEQRQLCWAHLIRDLAAIAERQGASREIGAQMLALQQHLFAHWHQWKSGAIDRPQLLHRCHPLRLAFEATLQRVVDLGCERGEQTPWAQTVRTCRQLLQRKQALWTFLQTPGIEPTNNAAERALRQSVIHRKISHGVQSSGGAICRSRLLTVTATLRQQGRDVWQFLEQAWIAHRLGGVMPSLVPDR; translated from the coding sequence ATGACCACCCCTCCGGCCGGGATTTCAGAAGCGGACTGGGCTTCCACTCCGGTGGGCGTGAGGGCTGGCTTCCTTGAGGTTCTTGCACAGCTCCAGAGACAACAGCAGGAGAACGACCAGCTCCGAGCGCAGCTCACCGACCTGGCGACGGAACTGGCCAGCCTGCGCGAGCGGATCGGCCGCAACTCCCGCAACTCCTCCAAGCCGCCCTCCAGTGACGGCACGGGTTTTAAGCCGCCCACCCGCTGCAAAGGCACTGGTCGCAAGCGGGGTGGTCAGCAGGGGCACCCGGGAGCAGGGCCGGAGCTGCTGCCGATCGCGCGTGTGGATGAGGTGCTCGAGCACCACCCGGACGCCTGCCGCCGCTGCGGCACCCTGCTACAGGGGGAGGATGCGGAGCCGCTGCGCCATCAGGTGATCGAGATTCCACCGATCAGCCCGGTGGTGATCGAACACCGTCTGCACCGTCTGGTCTGCCCCTGCTGCTCCACCAGCACCTGCGCCGAGCTGCCGGCGGATGTGGAGCCCAGCCGCTACGGCCCACGCCTGAGCGGCCTGGTGGGACTGCTGGGCAGCGCCTTTCCCCTGAGTTTCGGCCGAACCCAGGCGCTGCTGGATCAGCTGCTGGGTGTGGAAATCAGCCGCGGCGCTATCGCCACCATCCGGGCACGTCTGAGCGCAGCCCTGCAGCAGGCGGTGGAGGAAGCCCTGGAGGTGGCCCGGCAGCAGCCGGTGGCCTACGTGGATGAAACCGGCGCCCCCACCGGCAACGCCGACGGTTGTAATCCTGCTGGCAGGCGCGGCTGGCAGTGGGTCATGGTCACACCACTGGTTACGGTGTTCCTGCAGGGCCTGAGCCGCTCAAGTGCAGCGGCAATGGAGCTTCTGGGCCATACCTTTGCAGGGATCGTGGTGAGTGATCGCTTCTCGGCCTACAACCACCTGCCCGTGGAGCAGCGGCAGCTGTGCTGGGCCCACCTGATCCGGGATCTGGCGGCCATCGCTGAACGCCAGGGCGCCAGCAGGGAGATCGGAGCCCAGATGCTGGCTCTGCAGCAGCATCTGTTCGCTCACTGGCACCAGTGGAAGAGCGGAGCGATCGACCGGCCCCAGCTCCTGCATCGATGCCACCCCCTCCGCTTGGCGTTCGAGGCCACGCTGCAGCGGGTGGTGGATCTGGGCTGTGAGCGGGGCGAGCAAACGCCCTGGGCCCAGACGGTGCGAACCTGTCGCCAGTTGCTGCAGCGCAAGCAGGCGCTCTGGACTTTTCTGCAAACGCCAGGGATCGAGCCCACCAACAACGCTGCCGAGCGGGCACTGCGGCAATCGGTGATTCACCGCAAGATCAGCCATGGCGTCCAGTCCTCCGGCGGCGCCATCTGCCGCAGCCGGTTGCTCACCGTCACCGCCACCCTGCGGCAGCAGGGCCGCGATGTCTGGCAATTCCTGGAGCAGGCCTGGATTGCCCATCGCCTCGGCGGCGTGATGCCATCGCTGGTGCCGGATCGCTGA
- the rsmI gene encoding 16S rRNA (cytidine(1402)-2'-O)-methyltransferase: MDRPDAPAAAEPAPSVLYVVGTPIGNRDDLSPRALRVLAGVDRIACEDTRRSGLLLQQLGLSGRPLLSFHAHNETARIPSLLAALERGESLAMISDAGLPGISDPGESLVAAARARGLTVVCVPGPCALTTALVSSGLPTGRFCFEGFLPPRSAARRRRLAELAEDPRTLLFYEAPHRLVALLEDLLAVLGDRPLQVARELTKRHEQQVGPTVAAALAHFQAVAPLGECTLVLGGAPPRQPVWDEPALRLELQRLREAGLSSQEAARQLAERSGHRRRELYALLHQPSDPTAQADAPGDRHGPD; this comes from the coding sequence GTGGATCGTCCCGATGCCCCTGCCGCCGCCGAACCGGCGCCCTCGGTGCTCTACGTGGTGGGCACCCCGATCGGCAATCGCGACGACCTCTCGCCGCGGGCCCTGCGGGTGCTGGCCGGTGTCGATCGCATCGCCTGCGAGGACACCCGCCGCAGCGGCCTGCTGCTGCAGCAGCTGGGCCTGAGCGGCAGACCGCTGCTCAGCTTCCACGCTCACAACGAGACGGCACGAATCCCCTCCCTGCTGGCCGCTCTCGAGCGGGGGGAGTCGCTCGCCATGATCAGCGACGCCGGTCTGCCGGGCATCTCCGATCCGGGCGAATCGCTCGTGGCCGCGGCCCGTGCCCGCGGCCTTACAGTGGTGTGCGTGCCCGGCCCCTGCGCCCTGACCACGGCGCTGGTGAGCAGCGGCCTGCCCACGGGACGCTTTTGCTTCGAGGGCTTCCTGCCGCCGCGCAGCGCCGCCCGCAGGCGCCGGCTGGCGGAACTGGCGGAGGACCCACGCACACTCCTGTTCTACGAGGCCCCCCATCGCCTGGTGGCCCTGCTCGAAGATCTGCTGGCGGTGCTGGGGGATCGGCCGCTGCAGGTGGCCCGCGAGCTCACCAAGCGCCATGAGCAGCAGGTGGGCCCCACCGTGGCCGCCGCCCTGGCCCACTTCCAGGCGGTGGCGCCTCTGGGCGAATGCACGCTGGTGCTGGGGGGGGCGCCGCCGCGGCAGCCGGTGTGGGATGAGCCGGCCCTGCGGCTGGAGCTGCAGCGCCTCAGGGAGGCCGGTCTGAGCAGTCAGGAGGCGGCACGCCAGCTGGCGGAGCGCAGCGGCCACCGCCGGCGTGAGCTCTATGCCCTGCTGCATCAGCCTTCGGACCCGACGGCGCAGGCCGATGCTCCGGGGGATCGCCACGGGCCAGACTGA
- a CDS encoding 3'(2'),5'-bisphosphate nucleotidase CysQ: protein MAFLQLMPEFPTAAGPTPAAASFPLPEGVSGASLLEQLRRLSWGAADILRAYARGEQPPYGFPAALNVEQGGEGPVSAADLAVNRWLLDGLSEAFPRAAWTLLSEETAGEQLQAGQPLAAEWLWILDPLDGTKDFLQGTGEYAVHLALVHAGSPVLGVVLLPEPEELWFGLISPGAAGQAWCENRAGEQRAARLSDRQEVGELVLVASRSHRDARLEQLLEALQLGDSIAMGSVGGKVASILRGETDVYISLSGRSAPKDWDMAAPEAVLRAAGGAFSHADGRALSYNDGDIRQAGCLIASHGPSHAELCRRAAAAMAAIDPGFAV, encoded by the coding sequence ATGGCGTTTTTGCAGCTGATGCCGGAGTTCCCCACCGCCGCAGGTCCCACTCCGGCCGCAGCGTCGTTTCCCCTGCCGGAGGGGGTGAGCGGCGCGTCGTTGCTGGAGCAGCTGCGCCGCCTCAGCTGGGGCGCCGCCGACATCCTGCGCGCCTATGCCCGCGGGGAGCAGCCGCCCTACGGCTTCCCAGCGGCCCTGAACGTGGAGCAGGGCGGCGAAGGGCCGGTGTCGGCGGCGGATCTGGCAGTGAACCGCTGGCTGCTGGATGGGCTCAGCGAGGCCTTCCCCCGGGCGGCCTGGACGCTGCTGAGCGAGGAGACCGCCGGCGAGCAGCTGCAGGCGGGGCAGCCACTGGCGGCGGAATGGCTGTGGATCCTCGATCCCCTCGATGGCACCAAGGATTTCCTGCAGGGCACCGGCGAATACGCGGTGCATCTGGCCCTGGTGCATGCGGGCTCGCCGGTGCTGGGAGTGGTGCTGCTGCCGGAGCCCGAGGAGCTCTGGTTCGGCCTGATCAGCCCCGGGGCGGCCGGGCAGGCCTGGTGTGAGAACCGCGCCGGCGAGCAGCGCGCCGCCCGCCTGAGCGACAGGCAGGAGGTGGGCGAGCTGGTGCTGGTGGCGAGCCGCAGCCACCGCGATGCACGGCTGGAGCAGCTGCTGGAGGCCCTGCAGCTGGGCGACAGCATCGCTATGGGCAGCGTCGGCGGCAAGGTGGCCTCGATCCTGCGGGGCGAGACCGATGTCTACATCTCGCTCTCCGGCCGCAGCGCCCCCAAGGACTGGGACATGGCCGCCCCGGAGGCCGTGCTGCGGGCGGCGGGCGGTGCCTTCAGCCACGCCGATGGGCGTGCCCTCTCCTACAACGACGGCGACATCCGCCAGGCGGGCTGCCTGATCGCCAGCCATGGCCCCAGCCACGCCGAGCTCTGCAGGCGCGCAGCGGCGGCGATGGCCGCGATCGACCCGGGCTTTGCGGTGTGA
- a CDS encoding cytochrome P450: MAEPVLLSPEDRRAFQADPCLPGHPYPYPIYAALRRECPVQWCEGPGMWLVLGHPEAAAHMRDPRCLRRAHLDKLVEKFGSGRIFARQKLDIPYMDGEPHASVRKHVMAAYHGIDLQALAAFCEAFIAERLDRLPTGEWHDLMPSCAHPLPVAVTSELMGVPAHQQQDVLRHVGQFVRARGLSQNEETAHGGDQAMEVYRRYFLPLLHERRLHPRDDLLSRLLVDKEQGLALTDEQLLLFVSSNFYSASIYTVPLLISSMALIFSRQPAVFERLRQDPSLLECAVEEALRFDPPAQALNASVASETLEIAGQRIAAGDSLTALVGAANRDPRVFEDPDRFLVDRMPNPHLSFAPGLHQCLGLQLARLEARAVLRAWLERYERVEVDELASRRLVADRFRGFERLVVRFS; this comes from the coding sequence ATGGCGGAACCAGTGCTGCTGAGCCCGGAGGATCGCCGGGCGTTTCAGGCCGACCCCTGCCTGCCGGGTCACCCTTACCCCTATCCGATCTATGCGGCCCTGCGCCGGGAGTGCCCGGTGCAGTGGTGCGAAGGACCAGGAATGTGGTTGGTGCTCGGCCATCCGGAGGCAGCCGCCCACATGCGTGATCCGCGCTGTCTGAGGAGGGCGCATCTCGACAAACTGGTGGAGAAGTTCGGCTCTGGACGCATCTTTGCGCGCCAGAAACTGGACATTCCCTATATGGATGGCGAGCCCCATGCCAGCGTGCGCAAACACGTGATGGCCGCCTATCACGGCATCGACCTGCAGGCCCTGGCTGCGTTCTGCGAGGCTTTCATCGCTGAGCGTCTGGACCGACTGCCCACGGGCGAGTGGCACGATCTGATGCCCAGCTGCGCCCATCCGCTGCCGGTGGCGGTCACGAGTGAGCTCATGGGAGTTCCAGCCCATCAGCAGCAGGACGTGCTCAGGCACGTTGGACAGTTCGTACGCGCCCGAGGTCTCTCCCAGAACGAGGAGACCGCCCATGGGGGTGATCAAGCCATGGAGGTCTACAGGCGCTACTTCCTGCCCCTACTGCATGAGCGGCGCCTGCATCCCCGCGATGACCTGCTCAGCCGACTGCTCGTCGACAAAGAGCAAGGCTTGGCTCTCACGGATGAGCAGCTGCTGCTGTTCGTCTCCAGCAATTTCTATTCCGCCAGCATCTACACCGTCCCGCTGCTGATCAGCAGCATGGCCCTGATCTTCTCTCGGCAGCCGGCTGTGTTCGAGCGGCTGCGACAGGATCCATCCCTGCTGGAGTGCGCCGTCGAGGAGGCGCTGCGCTTCGATCCACCGGCCCAGGCGCTCAATGCCAGTGTCGCCTCCGAAACCCTGGAGATCGCGGGACAACGGATCGCGGCCGGCGATTCACTCACGGCTCTGGTGGGCGCCGCCAACCGCGACCCGCGGGTGTTCGAGGATCCGGACCGCTTCCTGGTGGATCGCATGCCCAACCCCCACCTCAGCTTTGCGCCAGGACTGCACCAATGCCTCGGCCTGCAGCTGGCGCGCCTGGAGGCGCGGGCGGTGCTGCGCGCCTGGCTGGAGCGCTACGAGCGCGTGGAGGTCGATGAGCTCGCCTCCCGCCGATTGGTGGCCGATCGCTTCCGCGGTTTCGAGCGGCTGGTCGTGCGCTTCAGCTGA
- a CDS encoding EF-hand domain-containing protein, translating to MALPQVLIERYRRLFSFYDRDGDGQHRFEQDFAPVARSLEARWQGRPARFANLLQLLLSTYQHENSRRDRDHSGTVTLDEFVNSHASVVAAYQADRDGARQFIERAAGGFFDVLDVDRDGELELEDLQAFAAAYGHPVEGIAANLERILQELDLPAGRLPRDAFLTLVEQYWFDPSPTAPGRLLFSGIPVGGSAL from the coding sequence ATGGCTCTTCCCCAGGTGCTGATCGAGCGCTACCGGCGCCTGTTCAGCTTCTACGACCGTGATGGCGACGGCCAGCACCGTTTCGAGCAGGATTTCGCGCCGGTGGCCCGCAGCCTCGAGGCCCGCTGGCAGGGTCGACCGGCGCGCTTCGCCAACCTGCTGCAGCTGCTGCTGAGCACCTACCAGCATGAAAACAGTCGCCGCGACCGCGACCACAGCGGCACGGTCACGCTCGACGAGTTCGTGAACTCCCACGCCTCCGTGGTGGCGGCTTACCAGGCCGACCGCGACGGGGCACGCCAGTTCATCGAACGGGCCGCGGGCGGCTTCTTCGATGTGCTCGATGTCGATCGTGATGGGGAGCTGGAGCTGGAGGATCTGCAGGCCTTCGCAGCCGCCTACGGCCACCCGGTGGAGGGCATCGCCGCCAATCTCGAGCGGATCCTGCAGGAGCTGGATCTGCCGGCGGGGCGGCTGCCGCGTGATGCCTTCCTGACCCTGGTGGAGCAGTACTGGTTCGATCCTTCCCCCACGGCTCCGGGGCGCCTGCTGTTCAGCGGCATTCCCGTGGGCGGCTCCGCCCTGTGA